In Massilia forsythiae, one DNA window encodes the following:
- the gcvP gene encoding aminomethyl-transferring glycine dehydrogenase, with protein MTRTSLTQLEARDGFIPRHIGPSDTEQAAMLSVLGYDSRAALIDAVVPANIRLKEKLDLGQFFEPLPEQAALAKLKALASQNKVMKSMIGQGYYGTHTPPVILRNIFENPAWYTAYTPYQPEISQGRLEAILNFQQVIVDLTGMGIANASMLDEGTAAAEAMTLVQRVGKSASKVFYVADDVLPQTLEVVRTRALPIGVEVRTVAAADLETLEETCFGVLLQYPGVNGDVRDYRHAVEKLHAAGAMVIVAADLLALTVLAAPGEWGADVVIGNSQRFGVPLGFGGPHAGYLATRDEFKRSMAGRLAGVTIDAQGNKAFRLALQTREQHIRREKATSNICTAQVLLAVMASMYAIYHGPKGLEQIARRVHRYVGILAGALRSLGYRLANETYFDTLTVAVEDADALHRIAVGRGVNLRRIDAGRVGLSLDETTTRDDLALLLDIFTEAAGKTQSFDIDGLDQDAQDAFPAALARTSAYLTHPTFHRYHAEHEMLRYLRALADKDLALDRTMIPLGSCTMKLNATSEMIPVTWPEFSSIHPFAPDDQTAGYREMIGQLEAMLCAVTGYAGVSLQPNAGSQGEYAGLLIIKKYHESRGEGHRNICLIPSSAHGTNPASANMVGMKVVVTACDENGNVDLDDLRKKAAEHGANLACVMVTYPSTHGVFEEGIRELCEIVHGHGGQVYVDGANMNALVGVAGPGQFGGDVSHLNLHKTFCIPHGGGGPGVGPVAVGAHLVPFLPNQASTGYQRDEQGIGAVSSAAYGSASILPISWMYIAMMGGDGLTAATETAILNANYIARRLAPHYPVLYTGEAGLVAHECIIDLRPLQDATGISNEDVAKRLMDFGFHAPTMSFPVPGTLMIEPTESESKAELDRFIEAMICIHAEIVKVERGEYDRMDNPLKGAPHTAEVVTADDWQHTYSREVAAFPVPSLRKKKYWPPVGRADNAYGDRNLFCGCAPVSDYE; from the coding sequence ATGACCCGCACCAGCCTGACCCAACTCGAAGCACGCGACGGTTTCATTCCGCGCCACATCGGCCCGTCCGACACCGAACAGGCAGCCATGCTGTCCGTCCTCGGCTACGATTCGCGCGCCGCGCTGATCGACGCCGTCGTCCCCGCCAACATCCGCCTGAAGGAAAAGCTGGACCTGGGCCAGTTCTTCGAGCCGCTGCCGGAACAGGCCGCGCTGGCGAAACTGAAAGCGCTGGCATCGCAGAACAAGGTCATGAAGTCGATGATCGGCCAGGGCTACTACGGCACCCACACCCCGCCGGTCATCCTGCGCAACATCTTCGAAAACCCGGCCTGGTACACCGCCTACACGCCCTACCAGCCGGAGATCTCGCAGGGCCGCCTGGAAGCGATCCTGAACTTCCAGCAGGTGATCGTCGACCTGACCGGCATGGGCATCGCCAACGCCTCGATGCTGGACGAGGGCACCGCCGCCGCCGAAGCCATGACCCTGGTCCAGCGCGTCGGCAAGTCGGCCTCGAAGGTGTTCTACGTGGCCGACGACGTGCTGCCGCAGACGCTGGAAGTGGTGCGCACGCGCGCCCTGCCGATCGGCGTCGAGGTGCGCACCGTCGCCGCCGCCGACCTGGAAACGCTCGAAGAGACCTGCTTCGGCGTGCTGCTGCAATACCCGGGCGTGAACGGCGACGTGCGCGACTACCGCCACGCCGTCGAGAAGCTGCACGCGGCCGGCGCCATGGTGATCGTCGCCGCCGACCTGCTGGCACTGACCGTGCTGGCCGCGCCAGGCGAATGGGGCGCCGACGTCGTGATCGGCAACAGCCAGCGCTTCGGCGTGCCGCTCGGCTTCGGCGGCCCGCACGCCGGCTACCTGGCCACGCGCGACGAGTTCAAGCGCAGCATGGCCGGCCGCCTGGCCGGCGTCACCATCGACGCGCAGGGCAACAAGGCGTTCCGCCTGGCGCTGCAGACGCGCGAACAGCACATCCGCCGCGAAAAGGCGACCTCCAACATCTGCACCGCGCAGGTGCTGCTGGCGGTGATGGCGTCGATGTACGCGATCTACCACGGCCCGAAAGGCCTGGAGCAAATCGCCCGCCGCGTGCACCGCTACGTCGGCATCCTGGCCGGCGCGCTGCGCTCGCTCGGCTACCGGCTGGCCAACGAGACCTATTTCGACACCCTGACCGTGGCGGTCGAGGATGCCGACGCGCTGCACCGCATCGCGGTCGGCCGCGGCGTCAACCTGCGCCGCATCGACGCCGGTCGCGTCGGCCTGTCGCTGGACGAGACCACCACCCGCGACGACCTGGCGCTGCTGCTCGACATCTTCACCGAAGCCGCCGGCAAGACCCAGTCGTTCGACATCGACGGCCTCGACCAGGACGCGCAGGACGCCTTCCCGGCGGCGCTGGCGCGCACCAGCGCCTACCTGACCCACCCGACCTTCCACCGCTACCACGCCGAGCACGAGATGCTGCGCTACCTGCGCGCGCTGGCCGACAAGGACCTGGCGCTGGACCGCACCATGATCCCGCTCGGCTCGTGCACCATGAAGCTAAACGCGACCTCGGAAATGATCCCGGTGACCTGGCCGGAGTTCTCCAGCATCCACCCGTTCGCGCCGGATGACCAGACCGCCGGCTACCGCGAGATGATCGGCCAGCTGGAAGCGATGCTGTGCGCCGTCACCGGCTACGCCGGCGTGTCGCTGCAGCCGAACGCCGGTTCGCAGGGCGAGTACGCGGGCCTCCTGATCATCAAGAAGTACCACGAGTCGCGCGGCGAAGGGCACCGTAACATCTGCCTGATCCCGTCCTCGGCGCACGGCACCAACCCGGCCTCGGCCAACATGGTCGGCATGAAGGTGGTGGTCACCGCCTGCGACGAGAACGGCAACGTCGACCTGGACGACCTGCGCAAGAAAGCCGCGGAGCACGGCGCCAACCTGGCCTGCGTGATGGTCACCTACCCGTCGACCCACGGCGTGTTCGAAGAAGGCATCCGCGAACTGTGCGAGATCGTGCACGGCCACGGCGGCCAGGTGTACGTGGACGGCGCCAACATGAACGCCCTGGTCGGCGTGGCCGGGCCGGGCCAGTTCGGCGGCGACGTCAGCCACCTGAACCTGCACAAGACCTTCTGCATCCCGCACGGCGGCGGCGGACCGGGCGTGGGTCCGGTGGCGGTGGGCGCGCACCTGGTGCCGTTCCTGCCGAACCAGGCCTCGACCGGCTACCAGCGCGACGAACAGGGTATCGGCGCGGTCAGCTCGGCCGCCTACGGCTCGGCCTCGATCCTGCCGATCTCGTGGATGTACATCGCGATGATGGGCGGCGACGGCCTGACCGCGGCCACCGAGACCGCGATCCTCAACGCCAACTACATCGCACGCCGCCTGGCACCGCACTACCCGGTGCTGTACACCGGCGAAGCCGGGCTGGTGGCGCACGAGTGCATCATCGACCTGCGCCCGCTGCAGGACGCGACTGGCATCAGCAACGAGGACGTGGCCAAGCGCCTGATGGACTTCGGCTTCCACGCGCCGACCATGAGCTTCCCGGTGCCGGGCACCCTGATGATCGAGCCGACCGAGTCGGAATCGAAGGCGGAGCTGGACCGTTTCATCGAGGCGATGATCTGCATCCACGCCGAGATCGTGAAGGTCGAGCGCGGCGAGTACGACCGCATGGATAACCCGCTCAAGGGCGCGCCGCACACCGCCGAGGTGGTCACCGCCGACGACTGGCAGCATACCTATTCGCGCGAGGTGGCCGCCTTCCCGGTGCCGTCGCTGCGCAAGAAGAAATACTGGCCGCCGGTCGGCCGCGCCGACAACGCCTACGGCGACCGCAACCTGTTCTGCGGCTGCGCGCCGGTCAGCGATTACGAGTAA